From the Rhinoderma darwinii isolate aRhiDar2 chromosome 12, aRhiDar2.hap1, whole genome shotgun sequence genome, one window contains:
- the PPP2R3C gene encoding serine/threonine-protein phosphatase 2A regulatory subunit B'' subunit gamma isoform X2 encodes MDWKKSLKEKLERDDKARKSEEEMKDEEMAMFTKFYTERKGGQKDSNSQNIPRFYYRLPAEDEVLQQKLREESRAVFLQRKSRELLDNEELQNLWFLLDKHQSPPMIGEEAMINYTNFEIVGEKAGPKCKPFFTAKIFSKLLHNDPYGRISIMQFFNYVMRKVWLHQTRIGLSLYDVAGQGYLRESDLENYILELIPTLPQLDGLEKSFYSFYVCTAVRKFFFFLDPLRTGKIKIQDILACSFLDDLLELRDEELSKESQESNWFSAPSALRVYGQYLNLDKDHNGMLSKEELSRYGTGTLTSVFLDRVFQECLTYDGEMDYKTYLDFVLALENRKEPAALQYIFKLLDIENRGNLNVFSLNYFFRAIQEQMKIHGQDPVSFQDVKDEIFDMVKPKDSLRITLQDLIQSSQGDTVCSILIDLNGFWTYENREVLVATDGESPADIEDT; translated from the exons ATGGACTGGAAGAAAAGTCTCAAAGAAAAGCTTGAAAGGGACGATAaag CCAGAAAAAGTGAGGAAGAGATGAAAGATGAAGAAATGGCCATGTTCACCAAGTTTTATACAGAACGGAAAGGTGGGCAGAAGGACTCGAATTCCCAAAACATCCCGCGATTCTACTACAGG TTACCAGCGGAGGACGAGGTGTTACAGCAGAAGCTGAGAGAAGAGTCACGAGCTGTCTTTCTACAGAGGAAGAGCCGAGAATTACTGGACAATGAGGAACTGCAG aacttatGGTTCCTTCTAGACAAGCACCAGTCCCCTCCCATGATTGGTGAGGAAGCCATGATCAACTATACTAACTTCGAAATTGTTGGTGAAAAGGCTGGGCCAAAATGCAA GCCATTTTTTACAGCTAAAATCTTCAGCAAACTTCTTCACAATGATCCATATGGCAGGATATCCATTATGCAGTTCTTCAACTATGTTATGAGAAAAG TATGGCTCCACCAAACAAGGATCGGTCTAAGCCTGTATGATGTGGCTGGACAAGGCTACCTTAGAGAATCG GACTTGGAAAATTATATCCTTGAGCTTATTCCAACTCTGCCTCAACTGGACGGTTTAGAGAAGTCCTTCTATTCTTTCTATGTCTGCACTGCTGTCCGgaaattcttttttttccttgATCCTCTAAGGACAG gaaagatAAAAATACAGGATATTTTAGCATGTAGCTTTTTGGATGATTTACTTGAG CTACGAGATGAGGAACTTTCTAAAGAGAGTCAAGAATCAAACTGGTTCTCTGCCCCCTCTGCACTCAGGGTTTATG GTCAGTACCTGAATCTTGATAAAGACCACAATGGGATGCTAAGCAAAGAAGAGCTGTCCCGGTATGGAACTGGTACCTTGACCAGCGTCTTCTTAGATCGGGTGTTCCAGGAATGCTTGACCTACGATGGTGAGATG GACTATAAGACATATTTAGACTTTGTCTTGGCTCTGGAGAACAGAAAAGAGCCAGCTGCCCTGCAATATATCTTCAAGCTTCTGGACATTGAGAACAGAGGCAATCTGAACGTATTTTCTCTGAACtacttttttagg GCCATTCAGGAACAAATGAAGATTCATGGACAAGATCCTGTCTCTTTCCAAGATGTAAAG GATGAAATCTTTGACATGGTAAAACCAAAAGATTCCCTTCGCATTACACTCCAAGACCTTATCCAAAGCAGCCAAGGGGACACCGTGTGCAGTATTCTTATAGATCTTAATGGGTTCTGGACCTATGAAAATAGGGAAGTCTTAGTAGCCACCGATGGAGAAAGCCCTGCGGATATTGAAGATACATAG
- the PPP2R3C gene encoding serine/threonine-protein phosphatase 2A regulatory subunit B'' subunit gamma isoform X1: MDWKKSLKEKLERDDKGVVIIIISRKSEEEMKDEEMAMFTKFYTERKGGQKDSNSQNIPRFYYRLPAEDEVLQQKLREESRAVFLQRKSRELLDNEELQNLWFLLDKHQSPPMIGEEAMINYTNFEIVGEKAGPKCKPFFTAKIFSKLLHNDPYGRISIMQFFNYVMRKVWLHQTRIGLSLYDVAGQGYLRESDLENYILELIPTLPQLDGLEKSFYSFYVCTAVRKFFFFLDPLRTGKIKIQDILACSFLDDLLELRDEELSKESQESNWFSAPSALRVYGQYLNLDKDHNGMLSKEELSRYGTGTLTSVFLDRVFQECLTYDGEMDYKTYLDFVLALENRKEPAALQYIFKLLDIENRGNLNVFSLNYFFRAIQEQMKIHGQDPVSFQDVKDEIFDMVKPKDSLRITLQDLIQSSQGDTVCSILIDLNGFWTYENREVLVATDGESPADIEDT; this comes from the exons ATGGACTGGAAGAAAAGTCTCAAAGAAAAGCTTGAAAGGGACGATAaaggtgttgttattattattatat CCAGAAAAAGTGAGGAAGAGATGAAAGATGAAGAAATGGCCATGTTCACCAAGTTTTATACAGAACGGAAAGGTGGGCAGAAGGACTCGAATTCCCAAAACATCCCGCGATTCTACTACAGG TTACCAGCGGAGGACGAGGTGTTACAGCAGAAGCTGAGAGAAGAGTCACGAGCTGTCTTTCTACAGAGGAAGAGCCGAGAATTACTGGACAATGAGGAACTGCAG aacttatGGTTCCTTCTAGACAAGCACCAGTCCCCTCCCATGATTGGTGAGGAAGCCATGATCAACTATACTAACTTCGAAATTGTTGGTGAAAAGGCTGGGCCAAAATGCAA GCCATTTTTTACAGCTAAAATCTTCAGCAAACTTCTTCACAATGATCCATATGGCAGGATATCCATTATGCAGTTCTTCAACTATGTTATGAGAAAAG TATGGCTCCACCAAACAAGGATCGGTCTAAGCCTGTATGATGTGGCTGGACAAGGCTACCTTAGAGAATCG GACTTGGAAAATTATATCCTTGAGCTTATTCCAACTCTGCCTCAACTGGACGGTTTAGAGAAGTCCTTCTATTCTTTCTATGTCTGCACTGCTGTCCGgaaattcttttttttccttgATCCTCTAAGGACAG gaaagatAAAAATACAGGATATTTTAGCATGTAGCTTTTTGGATGATTTACTTGAG CTACGAGATGAGGAACTTTCTAAAGAGAGTCAAGAATCAAACTGGTTCTCTGCCCCCTCTGCACTCAGGGTTTATG GTCAGTACCTGAATCTTGATAAAGACCACAATGGGATGCTAAGCAAAGAAGAGCTGTCCCGGTATGGAACTGGTACCTTGACCAGCGTCTTCTTAGATCGGGTGTTCCAGGAATGCTTGACCTACGATGGTGAGATG GACTATAAGACATATTTAGACTTTGTCTTGGCTCTGGAGAACAGAAAAGAGCCAGCTGCCCTGCAATATATCTTCAAGCTTCTGGACATTGAGAACAGAGGCAATCTGAACGTATTTTCTCTGAACtacttttttagg GCCATTCAGGAACAAATGAAGATTCATGGACAAGATCCTGTCTCTTTCCAAGATGTAAAG GATGAAATCTTTGACATGGTAAAACCAAAAGATTCCCTTCGCATTACACTCCAAGACCTTATCCAAAGCAGCCAAGGGGACACCGTGTGCAGTATTCTTATAGATCTTAATGGGTTCTGGACCTATGAAAATAGGGAAGTCTTAGTAGCCACCGATGGAGAAAGCCCTGCGGATATTGAAGATACATAG